The Qipengyuania oceanensis genome includes the window ATTCACGACTGCGTGGCGGAACACCTCGCGTCCCTTCATCCGCAGCTTGCCGACTGTGCCGGTCGTCGATGGCCCCCCGTCGACATAGAGCAACTCGTTGTGCTGCCCGTCGGCATGGAGGCGGGAAGCGATGATGCCGGGTCCGTTCTCGGCCACGTCCTGCGCTTCCAGCACCACGGCCCCGGCCCCGTCGCCGAAGAGGACGCAGGTGCCGCGATCTTCCCAGTCGAGGATCTTGCTGAATGTTTCCGCGCCGATCACCAGGGCCTTTGTCGCCATCCCGGTGCGCAGCAGCGAATCCGCCGTGGCGAGCGCGTAGAGAAACCCCGAGCACACGGCCGCGACATCGAAGGCGACGCCCCCGTTGCAGCCCAGTTCGTGCTGCACGATCGTGGCGGTCGCCGGAAAGGTCTGGTCCGGAGTCGCGGTCGCCAGCACGATCAGGCCGATGTCCTTCGCATCCACGCCTGCCGCTTTGAGCGCCTTGCGTGACGCCTCGACCGCCAGGCTGGAAGTCGTCTCGCCATCGCCCGCGATATAGCGCTGGGTGATTCCGGTCCGCTCTACGATCCACTCGTCGCTGGTGTCGACCTTCGCCGCCAGCTCCTCGTTCGACATGCAATGTTTCGGCAGAGCCGAGCCGGTACCGGTTATCACCGAGCGGATCATTTCCCTGCGCCTTCGCCAACGCGCGTCCGGTCGACCTCGGCAAGATCGGCAGCGATGCGTTCGGTGATGCTGTTCTCGAGCAGGCGCGCCGTCACCGCCACCGCATTGGCGACGCCCTGCGCGTTGGCGCTGCCGTGACTTTTCACGACAACACCGTTGAGGCCAAGAAAGACCGCGCCGTTGTGGTTGTTCGGATCGAGATGGTGCTTGAGCAATTCGGTCGCCGGTCGGGACACGAGGAACCCGATCTTGGACCGGACCGAGCTGGTGAAGGCATTGCGCAGCAGGTCGGTGACGAACCGCGCCGCTCCCTCGATCGCCTTGAGCGCGATATTTCCGGAGAAACCGTCGGTCACGACGACATCGCAATCGCCACGGTTGATCTTGTCGGCCTCGATGAAGCCGTCGAACTGGAGCGAGAGGCCGGTCGCGCTGCGCAGCGCGGCAGCCGCGTCCTGCAACTGGTCGGTACCCTTGATCTCTTCGGTGCCGATGTTGAGCAGGCGGACGCGCGGCGCCTCCCGCCCGGTCACGATCCGCGAATAGGCAGCGCCCATGACGGCGAACTGGATCAGGTTGCGCGCATCGCATTCGGTATTCGCGCCGAGGTCGAGCATGACGACATCGTCGTCGCCGAGCGTCGGGAGTAGTGCGGCGAGCGCGGGCCGGTCGATACCCGGCATCGTGCGCAGGGCCAGCTTGCTCATGGCCATCAGCGCGCCGGTATTGCCAGCGCTGACCGCGGCTCCGGCATCGCCCGCCTTCACCGCGTTGACGGCGAGGCCCATGGAGGTGGTCTTCGCACGGCGAAGGGCCTGGGTCGGCTTCTCGTCGCCCGCAACGACATCTTCGCAGTGCAGGATTTCGGACGCACCGGACATGCCCGGGTGCGTTTCGAGCGCACGCTTGATGCGAGGCTCGTCGCCGACGAGAAGAAACTTGAAACGGTCGTGACTGCGCCGCGCGAGCGCAGCCCCTTCGACCATCACCCGCACGCCTTCATCGCCGCCCATCGCATCGATAGCGATACGCGGCAAAGTCATGGCAATCTCCGGCTAACGGCTATTAAAGGCCGACGGCGACGATCTCGCGACCGTTGTAATAACCGCAATGCGGGCACAGATTGTGCGGACGCTTCAGTTCGCCGCAGTTCGAGCACTCGTGATGAGCTTCGACCTTGAGCGAATCGTGCGAACGGCGGTTGCCGCGGCGGTGGGGCGATACTTTTCTTTTGGGTACAGCCATTGCGGCACCTGTTCCTGTAAATTCAATCTGTTGATCGGGGCCGCTCTAGGCCAAGCAACAGCGGCGCACAAGTGCACGCCCCGATGGCCCGGCTCTTCACGGTGAAGGCGCGCCCTATACCTGTTTTTCGCCCGCTTGCAAGGCTTGTGGCACGAAGGTAGCACCGTAACGGGTCGATGCGAGAGGGGACACGCATGCTCACGATACCTGTAACGCTGATTTCGGTCGCGGTTGCCGCGCTCATCAACCTGTGGCTGGCGATCCGGGTCGGCCAGATGCGCGGCACGACCAAGACCATCCACGGCGACGATGCTGGCGGTCCGCTCACCCGGCGCATGCGGGCGCAGCTCAATTTCGTCGAGAACACGCCATTCGTGCTATTCCTGATCCTGGCACTGGAACTGGAAGGGCGCACGGGCCTGTGGCTGGCGATCGTCGCAGCGGTCTATTTCGTCGGCCGGATCCTGCACGGGATCGGAATGGACGGTGACGGTCCGACCAAGCCGCGCATGATCGGAACCGTCGTTACCATGCTGACGCTGCTCGGTCTGTCGGTCTACGCGATCCTGGTATGGCTGGCGCTGATCTGACCCGAAAAAGTCGATCGGCGCTTCGTAACCGGCCGATCGCTACGGCCTATGACAAGGCGTAGTCGCTGACGAACGCGTTGGTCTGCCGCTCGCGGCCGAATGTGCTGACCGGTCCGTGCCCGGGAATGAAGGTGACATCGTTGCCCAGCGGCCAGAGCTTTTGCGTGATCGCGTCGATCAGGTCCTGGTGATTGCCCTTGGGAAAATCGGTCCGCCCGATGCTCCCCTGGAACAGGACGTCGCCGACGATCGCGAACTTGCTCGGCTCGTGGTAGAACACGACGTGCCCGGGCGTGTGACCGGGACAGTGGATAACGTCCAGCGTCAGCTCGCCCACGGTGACCGTGTCGCCGTCTTCCAGCCAGCGGGTCGGCTCGAAACTGTGCGCTTCCATGCCGTAGCGGGCACCGTCGCCGTCCAGTTTCTCGATCCAGAAGATGTCGTCCTTGTGCGGCCCTTCGATCGGCAGGCCGAGCTCCTCGGCCAGCATGCCGGTCTGGCCGCAATGGTCGAGATGGCCATGCGTCACGAGCAGTTTCTCGAGCGTGACCCCGGCCTGTGCTACGCCAGCCTTCAACTTGTCGAGATCGCCCCCGGGATCGACCAGTGCGCCCTTCATCGTCTTCGTGCACCAGATCAGCGAGCAGTTCTGCTGCAGGGGAGTGACAGGCATGATCGCTGCCTTCATGGGCGGGATCGGCTTGGATGCTTCGGTCATGGTTTTGAAATGGCTTGGTGCGAGAGTGATTGCAAGCAGGGCGTGGGCGCGATCGCGTTTCGCTCTTGAAACCAGTAGGGCCTTTGTCGAAAGAGACAGGTAACGCGCACGGCGTAAGAAGGCGCGATGGGTGCTGCAAGGTTAGGAACGGGACGCGCCTGGTCGGCGCGTGAACAGGGGCCCGAAATGGAAAGCAGCCAGGATTTCATCGATTATTACGACGTGTTGCAGGTCGATCCGAACTGCGACGCGCGAATTCTCGAGATCGCCTATCATTACTTCGCCAAGATGTATCACCCGGACCACGCCGAAACGGCCAACCCGGACAAGTTCAACTCGGTCGTCGAAGCCTATCGCGTCCTACGGAATCCGGAGAAGCGGGAAGAATACAACCGCGTCTACGCGCTCAATCGTGAACAACCGCCGCGGACGGTCCATATCGAGCGCGAACTCGAGATCGACGAAAGCACCGCGATCGACGACGAGGCGATTCGCGAGAAGATTCTGCTCCACCTCTACAAGCGACGGCGGGAAAACCCGTCCGATCCGGGCGTGATCGGCTGGCTGTTGCAGGAAGCGCTCGAGTGCAGCGACGAACAGTTCGATTTCCACATGTGGTATCTCAAGGCCAAGGGGCTGATCGCGATCACGGAGGACAGCGGGCTGGCGATCACGATCGAGGGTGTCGACCACATCATCGCGACCGCCCGCGCCAAGCCCGAACCGCAATTGCTGATCGACAAGGTCGTCGACGAGGTGATCTTCGCCGAAGGCGCCGCTGCCGAAGAGGAATAGGCGACTTCACGCAGCGCGCGTTTCGCGCTTTACAGAGGCGCGAACGAAGCCCAGCGGCAAGCTGATGGCCGCGCTGCGCGATCCGATTCGACTGATTCCCTTGCTGTTTGCAGGCCTGATCGTGCTCGGCACACTGGTCCTTTCGCTTCCGGTCTCGACCAGCGACGCGAACGGTGCACCCTTCATGACCGCATTCTTCACCGCGACCTCGGCCGTCGCCGTGACGGGGCTGATCGTCGCTGACACGCCGGTCTACTGGTCGACCTTCGGCCAGGTGGTGATCCTCGCACTGTTCCAGATCGGCGGCTTCGGAATCATGACGGCAGCGACGCTGTTCGGCCTGATGGTCGGTCGCGGATTCGGCCTGCGCGACCGGATGGCGACTCAGGTCGAGCGCAATCGGCTGGAGACCGGAGACGCGGCCTCCGCGCTGCGACTGATCTTCGCGATCACGCTCACGGTCGAGGGTGTTGTGGCCGTGGCCCTCGCGATGCGCTTTGCCACCAGCTACGATATCTCTGCGCTGTCAGCCCTGTGGCACGGCATCTTCCATTCGGTCAGCGCCTTCAACAACGCCGGCTTTTCGAGCTTCTCGGACAGCGTGATGGGTTTTCAGGACGATCCGCTGGTACTGGGGCCGATCATGTTCGCAGTCGTCCTCACAGCGCTGGGCTTTCCGGTCATGCAGGACGTGCGGCTGCGCGGTCTGCGCTGGCGGCTCTACTCGCTCCATTCGAAGATCACCGTGGTCGGCACGGCCGCCTTGCTGGCACTGGGTTTCTTCGCGATCCTGGCGATGGAATGGAGCAACCCCGATACGCTCGGGCCGATGGCAGCAGGCTCCAAGATGCTCAACGCCGCCTTTCATTCGGTCATGCCGCGCACTGCCGGGTTCAACAGCCTCGACGTCGGAGCATTCCACGACGAGACGATCATGATGAATTTCTTTTTGATGTTCGTCGGCGGCGGCAGCGCGGGAACGGCAGGCGGCATCAAGGTCACGACATTCGTCGTCCTGTTCGTGCTAGTCGCATCGGAGGTTTCCGGTAGCCGCGATGCCAATCTGTTCAATCGCCGCTTCGGCGGATCGATCGCGCGTCAGGCCCTGACGGTCACTGTCCTGGCCGCCTCGATCATCTTTCTCGCGACGACCTATATCGCGTCGATCAGCCCCCTGCCACTCGACCACATCCTGTTCGAATGCATCTCCGCCTTTTCGACCGTCGGCATGTCGACCGGCATCACCGCAGACCTGCCCGCATCCGCGCTTATCGTCCTGTGCGTGCTGATGTTCGTCGGCAGGGTGGGAACCATCACGGTAGCTACCGCGCTGGCTCTGGGCGAGCGCAAGCGCCTTTACCGCTATCCCGAGGAGGATCCGATTGTCGGCTGAGAAACGCAAACCCGTTCTGGTAATCGGCCTGGGCCGCTTCGGTGGCGCCGTCGCCCTGACGCTGGAGCGGATGGGGCACGAGGTGCTGGCAGCCGATCTCGACCCGCGGCTGGTGGAGGAATTCGCCGGCGAAGTCACCAAGGCGGTGGAGGCCGATTGCACCGATGTCGCCGTCCTGCGCCAGCTGGGCGTCGCCGATTTTGAGGCGGCGGTCGTCGCCATCGGCACGGATATCGAGGCGAGCGTGCTGGCCGTCCTCGCACTGGCGGACGTGGGACTGACGAACATCTGGGCGAAAGCGGTCAACGAGAACCACGCGCGCATCCTCGAGCGGATCGGGGCCGCCCACGTCGTATTCCCCGAACAGCGCATGGGCGAACGGGTCGCTCGCTTGCTCAACGAGCGACTTCTCGATTTCATCGCGTTCGGCGACGAATTCGCGATCGCGCGGCTGCGCGCTCCCGAGCCGATCGTGGGTCTGCCCCTGATGACCAGCGAATGTCGCAGGAAATACAAGGTCACGGTGGTCGGCGTAAAACGCAAGGGCGAGGATTTCATCCACGCCGTGCCGGATACGCTGGTCTTCCCAGACGACGAACTGGTGGTCAGCGGACGCATCCCGGACATCGAGGAATTCTCGGCGATTTGATCGCCGCGGCGCGCTAGACCCGCCCGCCCTTCCACACGACCCTGCCGATGATCGCGATCTCGTCGAACGCGACCTCGACCGGAGGGTACGCCAGGTTCTGGCTCAGCAAAGTAAGCCTGCCCGGCCCCGACGATGCAAGCCGCTTGACCATCAGCGTGTCGCCCATGCGAACGACGTGTACCCCGTCGCGAAACGGGCGCGGCGTGCGATCCACCAGGATTTCGTCCCCGTCGCGCAGCAGCGGTTCCATCGAATCGCCCTCCACCGTGATCGCCGACAACTGCGCGCCCTCCAGCCCCTGTTCGCGCAGCCAGCGGCGCGAGAAGCGGAACGCGTCGAACGCCTCCTCGCGCTCGGCAAGCGCACCCGGGCCTGCCGACGCGCCGAGCGGCAGGCGCCCCACGTCGACCCATTCGGGCGCTGCATCTGCCGGAACATAGGAATTTCCCTCAGGCGCACCCAGTTCACGCTCGTCCACGCCGAAGAACTGCGCCAGCATCCGCCGGTCGCGTTCCTCCAGCCTGCGCGGCGAGCCCTTGCGAATGAATTGCTGGAGATAGGCCGCATTGCGCCCGAGCATGGCAGATAGCGAGGCCAGGCTCGCGCCATTTTCCTGCGACAATTCAAGCAATCGCTGTCGTTCGGGCTCGTTCTGCCAAACCTGTGCCGTCATGCGCCTTCTCCTTCGCCCGGCATGGCCGACGGCGAGTTTATCTCAACCCTCCGGATAAATACCGGGTTTCCCGAGAATATTCCTATACCATAGGATTTTTCCTAGACAAGTAGGATTTGGACTGGAACGAATCAGGAACACAACGTCGCACAGACATTCGATTCGTCCAACTGGGGAGCGCCAAATGCTGATCCGATCCGTCGAGAAATTCCTTCGTACCTATGACATGCCCGCGACCAAATTCGGGCGTCTGGCCGCGCACGATCCGCGGTTCGTCCTCGATCTAAGGATGGGGCGCATTCCGCGCCAGCAGACCGAGGCCCGGATCGTCGCTTTCATGGCCGGCTTCGAAGCCGCCGGTCAGCACAAGCGGGTGAGCGCAAATGTCGGTTGAGGCACACATCGGGCGCGCACCGCGCATTCGCAGAACCGCTGCCGACCGGCTGCGCGAAGCAGTGCTGGCGCTTGCCCAGCATCGGGGACAGTTGATCGAACACCACGAAAAGCCGTGGGCCAGCATCACCTTTGCTGGTGCGCGGCATACGCTCTCGCTGCTGTTCATGGGCGACGACGCAGTGGCAGCGGGCGAGGAACTGCTCGCCGCCCTGCCCGATCACGAGTTCGCGATCCCGGGCCAGCTGGTCGCGGATGCGAACGTCATCTCTGTCGAGCACCGGCTGCTGCCGACCCCGCGCATGGCGATTACCTGCGAGCTGTTGCTGTTAGAGGATGCCTAGCCGTCAGTAGCCGAGCGCAAGGTCCATCTGCGGGCTGAGCGGTTCGCCGGTGCGATACCGCTCGAGGTTTTCGAGGAAACGGTCGGCGCTGCGCTGGAACATCTTGGTCTGCGCCCGTCCCGACAGATGCATGGTGACCTGCGCGTTGTGCAGGTCCCACAGCGGGTGATCTGCGGGCAAGGGTTCCGGGTCGGTAACGTCGAGCAGCGCCGCTTCGATCCGGTCTTCCTTCAGCGCATCGACGAGAGCGCCCTGGTCGATCACGTCGCCGCGCGCGATGTTCACGATCACGGCATTGGGCCGCATGGCGGCGAGTTCAGCCGCGCCGATCATCCCGACCGTTTCCGGCGTCGAGGGGACTGCGAGCACGATCCAGTCGAAATCGCCGAGGCGACCACGCCATTCGGTCGGCTTCAGCGAATCGCCTTCGCCCGAGCGGCGCACCGGCATCACGCTCATGTCGAAGGCTTCGAGCCGGGTTTTGACGAGCGAACCGATCGCTCCGAGGCCGAGCAACAGCACCCGCTCGCCCGCCAGTTCGCGCTTGCCCGGGCTATCGGTCAACCATTCCTTGCGGTCCATCGCGCGCACGACCTCGCGATAGCCCTTGGCATGGGCAAGCATCAGCATGACGGTATATTCGGCGATGGTGAGCGCGTTGATGCCGACCCCGTTGGTCACCGTGACGCCGCGTTCGGCGAGCAGGTCGAGCGGCATGAAATCGAGTCCTGCGTAGATGGAGTTCATCCACTTGAGGTTCGTCGCGGCCTTCGCCGTGTCGATCATCGCCTGCTTGTCGTTCATGTCGAACCAGCCGATCTCGGCTTCCGACGCGACTTGCTGCGCTTCCTCGGCCGTCATGAACCAGCGCGGTTCCACCCATTCGGGCAGGCGCGGCTCTATCAGCGGCCGGATCATGCCCGACAGCGCCGCAACCGTTTTCGTATCGCTCATAATTTCCACTCCCAGCCCAGCGGATCGCCGTCCATGACTTCAACGCCCTTTGCACCGAGTTCGGCGCGGATGGCATCGGATGTCGCGAAGTCCTTCGCCATGCGCGCCTCCTTGCGGCGGATCAGCGCGGCCTCGATCTCCGCCTCGGTGATTTCCACGCCCGCGGGGCGAATACGCAATTCCTCACGCGGAACGATCGCAATGCCGAGCGGCCACAACATGGCGAGCGCAAGGTCTGCC containing:
- a CDS encoding beta-ketoacyl-ACP synthase III — its product is MIRSVITGTGSALPKHCMSNEELAAKVDTSDEWIVERTGITQRYIAGDGETTSSLAVEASRKALKAAGVDAKDIGLIVLATATPDQTFPATATIVQHELGCNGGVAFDVAAVCSGFLYALATADSLLRTGMATKALVIGAETFSKILDWEDRGTCVLFGDGAGAVVLEAQDVAENGPGIIASRLHADGQHNELLYVDGGPSTTGTVGKLRMKGREVFRHAVVNLAEVLGEVLDEAGVTADEIDWVVPHQANKRILDATARKLGIEENKVIVTVDRHANTSAASVPLALDTAVADGRIRKGDLVMFEAMGGGFTWGASLARM
- the plsX gene encoding phosphate acyltransferase PlsX encodes the protein MTLPRIAIDAMGGDEGVRVMVEGAALARRSHDRFKFLLVGDEPRIKRALETHPGMSGASEILHCEDVVAGDEKPTQALRRAKTTSMGLAVNAVKAGDAGAAVSAGNTGALMAMSKLALRTMPGIDRPALAALLPTLGDDDVVMLDLGANTECDARNLIQFAVMGAAYSRIVTGREAPRVRLLNIGTEEIKGTDQLQDAAAALRSATGLSLQFDGFIEADKINRGDCDVVVTDGFSGNIALKAIEGAARFVTDLLRNAFTSSVRSKIGFLVSRPATELLKHHLDPNNHNGAVFLGLNGVVVKSHGSANAQGVANAVAVTARLLENSITERIAADLAEVDRTRVGEGAGK
- the rpmF gene encoding 50S ribosomal protein L32 gives rise to the protein MAVPKRKVSPHRRGNRRSHDSLKVEAHHECSNCGELKRPHNLCPHCGYYNGREIVAVGL
- a CDS encoding MAPEG family protein — its product is MLTIPVTLISVAVAALINLWLAIRVGQMRGTTKTIHGDDAGGPLTRRMRAQLNFVENTPFVLFLILALELEGRTGLWLAIVAAVYFVGRILHGIGMDGDGPTKPRMIGTVVTMLTLLGLSVYAILVWLALI
- a CDS encoding MBL fold metallo-hydrolase; this encodes MKAAIMPVTPLQQNCSLIWCTKTMKGALVDPGGDLDKLKAGVAQAGVTLEKLLVTHGHLDHCGQTGMLAEELGLPIEGPHKDDIFWIEKLDGDGARYGMEAHSFEPTRWLEDGDTVTVGELTLDVIHCPGHTPGHVVFYHEPSKFAIVGDVLFQGSIGRTDFPKGNHQDLIDAITQKLWPLGNDVTFIPGHGPVSTFGRERQTNAFVSDYALS
- a CDS encoding J domain-containing protein, translating into MESSQDFIDYYDVLQVDPNCDARILEIAYHYFAKMYHPDHAETANPDKFNSVVEAYRVLRNPEKREEYNRVYALNREQPPRTVHIERELEIDESTAIDDEAIREKILLHLYKRRRENPSDPGVIGWLLQEALECSDEQFDFHMWYLKAKGLIAITEDSGLAITIEGVDHIIATARAKPEPQLLIDKVVDEVIFAEGAAAEEE
- a CDS encoding TrkH family potassium uptake protein, translating into MAALRDPIRLIPLLFAGLIVLGTLVLSLPVSTSDANGAPFMTAFFTATSAVAVTGLIVADTPVYWSTFGQVVILALFQIGGFGIMTAATLFGLMVGRGFGLRDRMATQVERNRLETGDAASALRLIFAITLTVEGVVAVALAMRFATSYDISALSALWHGIFHSVSAFNNAGFSSFSDSVMGFQDDPLVLGPIMFAVVLTALGFPVMQDVRLRGLRWRLYSLHSKITVVGTAALLALGFFAILAMEWSNPDTLGPMAAGSKMLNAAFHSVMPRTAGFNSLDVGAFHDETIMMNFFLMFVGGGSAGTAGGIKVTTFVVLFVLVASEVSGSRDANLFNRRFGGSIARQALTVTVLAASIIFLATTYIASISPLPLDHILFECISAFSTVGMSTGITADLPASALIVLCVLMFVGRVGTITVATALALGERKRLYRYPEEDPIVG
- a CDS encoding potassium channel family protein, whose amino-acid sequence is MSAEKRKPVLVIGLGRFGGAVALTLERMGHEVLAADLDPRLVEEFAGEVTKAVEADCTDVAVLRQLGVADFEAAVVAIGTDIEASVLAVLALADVGLTNIWAKAVNENHARILERIGAAHVVFPEQRMGERVARLLNERLLDFIAFGDEFAIARLRAPEPIVGLPLMTSECRRKYKVTVVGVKRKGEDFIHAVPDTLVFPDDELVVSGRIPDIEEFSAI
- a CDS encoding S24 family peptidase, with translation MTAQVWQNEPERQRLLELSQENGASLASLSAMLGRNAAYLQQFIRKGSPRRLEERDRRMLAQFFGVDERELGAPEGNSYVPADAAPEWVDVGRLPLGASAGPGALAEREEAFDAFRFSRRWLREQGLEGAQLSAITVEGDSMEPLLRDGDEILVDRTPRPFRDGVHVVRMGDTLMVKRLASSGPGRLTLLSQNLAYPPVEVAFDEIAIIGRVVWKGGRV
- a CDS encoding D-2-hydroxyacid dehydrogenase, producing MSDTKTVAALSGMIRPLIEPRLPEWVEPRWFMTAEEAQQVASEAEIGWFDMNDKQAMIDTAKAATNLKWMNSIYAGLDFMPLDLLAERGVTVTNGVGINALTIAEYTVMLMLAHAKGYREVVRAMDRKEWLTDSPGKRELAGERVLLLGLGAIGSLVKTRLEAFDMSVMPVRRSGEGDSLKPTEWRGRLGDFDWIVLAVPSTPETVGMIGAAELAAMRPNAVIVNIARGDVIDQGALVDALKEDRIEAALLDVTDPEPLPADHPLWDLHNAQVTMHLSGRAQTKMFQRSADRFLENLERYRTGEPLSPQMDLALGY